A stretch of Rhizobium sp. TH2 DNA encodes these proteins:
- a CDS encoding DNA polymerase III subunit delta': protein MSAETETTLLDGAISPAENTRLFGHTEAEDFLAQSYRSGKGHHAVLIEGPEGIGKATLAFRFANHVLKYPIATEAPETISDPDPQAPAFRQIAAGASHNLLHLARPVDAKSGKLKTAITVDEVRRAGKFFGQTSGTESWRIVVIDTADELNRSAANAILKILEEPPKRSMFMVLSHAPGKLLPTIRSRCMPLVLRPLAEDDLKQALGHLGLSIAPQLERKALDAAGGSVAQAIKLVNYGGLEIIEAFDSVLAARGPQQRKAIHKLADAVAAKGNDTLYGFFIDHATQHISSHARQAAVAGDINRAFQLSELHSSLTERVNTADAYNLERKQTVISLIGDLAEKL from the coding sequence GTGAGTGCGGAAACGGAAACCACGCTTCTCGACGGGGCGATCTCGCCGGCCGAGAATACGCGCCTGTTCGGCCACACAGAAGCCGAGGACTTCCTTGCCCAGTCCTATCGCTCCGGCAAGGGGCATCATGCCGTCTTGATCGAAGGCCCCGAGGGGATCGGCAAGGCAACGCTTGCCTTCCGCTTCGCCAACCATGTGCTGAAATATCCGATTGCGACGGAAGCGCCGGAGACGATCTCGGATCCCGATCCCCAGGCGCCTGCTTTCCGGCAGATCGCGGCCGGCGCGTCACACAATCTGCTGCATCTCGCGCGGCCGGTGGATGCGAAATCAGGCAAACTCAAGACGGCGATCACCGTCGATGAAGTGAGGCGCGCCGGGAAATTCTTCGGCCAGACATCGGGAACCGAAAGCTGGCGGATCGTGGTCATCGATACGGCCGACGAACTCAACCGCAGCGCCGCCAATGCCATCCTCAAGATCCTCGAGGAGCCGCCGAAGCGGTCGATGTTCATGGTTCTATCGCATGCACCGGGCAAGCTCCTGCCGACCATCCGCTCGCGCTGCATGCCGCTGGTATTGAGGCCACTTGCCGAGGATGATCTAAAGCAGGCGCTCGGCCATCTCGGCCTGTCGATCGCTCCGCAACTGGAGCGTAAGGCGCTCGATGCCGCCGGCGGCAGCGTCGCGCAGGCGATCAAGCTGGTGAATTATGGAGGGCTCGAAATCATCGAGGCCTTCGATTCGGTGCTCGCGGCGCGCGGACCGCAGCAGCGCAAGGCGATCCACAAGCTCGCGGATGCGGTGGCGGCGAAGGGAAATGACACGCTCTACGGCTTTTTCATCGACCATGCCACGCAGCATATCTCATCCCACGCCCGGCAGGCTGCCGTGGCAGGTGATATCAACCGCGCGTTTCAGCTATCGGAACTGCATTCATCGCTCACGGAGCGGGTCAACACCGCCGATGCCTATAATCTGGAGCGCAAGCAGACGGTGATCAGCCTGATCGGCGATCTTGCCGAGAAACTATGA
- a CDS encoding sulfite exporter TauE/SafE family protein, which translates to MDLLSSLNPLYSISGLLVGILVGVTGVGGGSLMTPLLVLFFNVHPATAVGTDLLYAAITKSAGTAVHNRNKTVNWKIVGMLALGSIPAALITLYLMSGVDRKSLGAVSFLTNALGWMLFLTAFLLLFRKQIVDWVANYRRHHKPVEPRTIVVATFILGLLLGAMVTLTSVGAGALGVTALLMLYPRLEIRDVVGSDIVHAVPLTLVGGLGYWAIGEIDWVLLISLLIGSIPGIIIGSHLAPKMPDRVIRPILACTLALVALKLVTS; encoded by the coding sequence TTGGATTTATTGAGCTCGTTGAACCCGCTCTATTCTATCTCGGGGCTTCTGGTTGGAATTCTGGTGGGTGTGACGGGCGTCGGCGGCGGATCGCTGATGACGCCGTTGCTTGTGCTTTTCTTCAATGTCCATCCGGCAACCGCGGTCGGCACCGATCTGCTCTATGCCGCGATCACCAAGTCGGCCGGTACGGCCGTCCACAATCGCAACAAGACCGTCAATTGGAAGATCGTCGGCATGTTGGCGCTCGGCAGTATCCCCGCCGCGCTGATCACGCTCTATCTGATGTCGGGCGTTGACCGCAAAAGCCTTGGCGCCGTCTCGTTCCTCACCAATGCACTCGGCTGGATGCTGTTCCTGACGGCGTTCCTGCTGCTCTTTCGCAAGCAGATCGTGGATTGGGTGGCGAATTACCGCCGCCATCACAAGCCCGTCGAGCCGCGCACCATCGTCGTCGCGACATTCATATTGGGCCTTCTGCTGGGCGCCATGGTGACACTCACGTCTGTGGGCGCCGGTGCGCTGGGCGTGACGGCGCTGCTGATGCTCTATCCGCGGCTTGAAATCCGCGACGTCGTCGGCTCGGATATCGTCCACGCAGTGCCGCTGACGCTGGTCGGAGGCCTGGGCTACTGGGCGATCGGCGAGATCGATTGGGTGCTGCTCATCTCGCTGTTGATCGGCTCGATCCCGGGTATCATCATCGGCAGCCATCTGGCGCCGAAAATGCCCGATCGCGTGATCCGGCCCATCCTCGCCTGCACGCTGGCGCTCGTCGCGCTCAAGCTGGTGACATCATAG